The proteins below come from a single Corylus avellana chromosome ca3, CavTom2PMs-1.0 genomic window:
- the LOC132174685 gene encoding LOW QUALITY PROTEIN: probable trehalase (The sequence of the model RefSeq protein was modified relative to this genomic sequence to represent the inferred CDS: inserted 2 bases in 1 codon; substituted 1 base at 1 genomic stop codon), translating to MLGFQARSFFKLCLISFAAFFLVQIAMKVAESLSSCSSNSAGPVIPTFPLIGFLERAQETALSTFGGSQFDPKLXVDLSPKFELSKTQDAFDKLPRSANGSVSVKELNGFIEEYFEGARDDMVYAEPVDFVPEPEGFLPKVKSKEVRAWALEVHALWKNLSRKVSDEVVKPPEFHTLLPLPKPVMIPGSRXREVNYWDSYWIIRGLLASKMYETAKGIVTNLIHLIEKYGHVLNGARAYYTNRSQPPLLSSMVYEIYGRTGDLQLVKKSLPALLKEYHFWSSGIHKVTIHDVHSSSHTLNRYYAMWNKPRPESSTIDKESASNISSIYAKQHFYRELASTAESGWDFSTRWMRNPLDFTTLATTSVLPVDLNAFILKMELDIAFFAKLTGDNSTAESFLKASQARQKAMKSVFWNEKMGQWLDYWLNDGTCEETQTWDAYNQNQNVFASNFIPLWIETFYSDPSVVEKVLRGFQSSGLLGDFGIATSLKNSGQQWDFPNGWAPLQHMIVEGLVRSGSKEARSLAEDIAARWIRTNYDAYKKTGTMHEKYDVSKCGEFGGGGEYVPQTGFGWSNGVVLAFLEEFGWPQDRTIHC from the exons ATGTTGGGCTTTCAAGCTCGTAGCTTTTTCAAGCTCTGTTTGATATCTTTTGCAGCGTTTTTCTTAGTACAGATAGCCATGAAGGTCGCAGAATCTTTGTCATCTTGCAGTTCCAACAGTGCAGGCCCAGTGATTCCCACATTCCCCTTGATCGGCTTCCTCGAGCGTGCCCAAGAAACCGCTCTCAGCACCTTTGGAGGGTCACAATTTGACCCAAAACTTTAGGTTGATCTCTCACCGAAGTTCGAGCTATCCAAGACTCAGGACGCTTTTGATAAGCTTCCAAGGTCTGCAAACGGGTCGGTATCGGTTAAGGAGTTAAATGGGTTTATAGAGGAGTACTTTGAGGGTGCAAGGGATGATATGGTGTACGCTGAGCCGGTGGATTTTGTGCCGGAGCCGGAGGGGTTCTTGCCAAAGGTGAAGAGTAAGGAGGTGAGAGCCTGGGCTCTGGAGGTGCATGCTTTGTGGAAGAATTTGAGTAGGAAAGTCTCTGATGAGGTCGTGAAGCCGCCTGAGTTTCATACTTTGCTTCCTCTGCCCAAGCCTGTCATGATTCCTGGATCACG TAGAGAGGTCAATTACTGGGATTCTTATTGGATAATTAG GGGCTTGCTAGCAAGTAAGATGTATGAGACTGCAAAAGGAATTGTGACTAATCTTATTCACTTGATAGAAAAATATGGTCATGTTCTTAATGGTGCAAGGGCTTATTACACTAACAGAAG CCAGCCTCCCCTCTTGAGTTCTATGGTTTATGAGATATACGGTAGGACTGGCGATTTGCAATTGGTTAAAAAATCTCTCCCTGCACTGCTCAAAGAGTATCACTTTTGGAGTTCAG GAATACATAAGGTGACTATTCATGATGTTCATTCATCCAGTCACACTTTAAATCGATATTATGCAATGTGGAACAAGCCAAGGCCTGAATCTTCAACCATT GACAAGGAATCTGCTTCCAATATCTCAAGTATTTATGCAAAACAACATTTCTACCGTGAACTGGCTTCAACTGCTGAATCTGGGTGGGATTTCAGCACAAGGTGGATGAG GAATCCCTTGGATTTCACAACATTGGCTACAACATCAGTTTTACCTGTTGATTTAAATGCATTTATACTCAAG ATGGAACTAGACATTGCCTTCTTTGCAAAACTTACAGGAGATAATAGCACTGCTGAGAGCTTCTTGAAAGCTTCTCAAGCTAGACAGAAGGCAATGAAATCTGTTTTCTGGAATGAAAAGATGGGACAATGGCTTGATTACTGGCTCAATGATGGTACATGTGAG GAAACTCAAACTTGGGACGCTTACAACCAGAATCAGAATGTATTCGCTTCAAATTTTATTCCTTTGTGGATTGAGACATTCTACTCAG ATCCTTCTGTGGTGGAGAAAGTCTTGCGAGGCTTCCAAAGTTCTGGCCTGCTTGGTGATTTTGGGATTGCAACTTCTTTGAAAAATTCAGGACAACAATG GGACTTTCCAAATGGTTGGGCACCGCTTCAACACATGATAGTTGAAGGTCTAGTTAGATCTGGATCAAAAGAAGCAAGGTCATTGGCCGAAGACATTGCTGCGAGGTGGATCAGAACCAACTATGATGCCTATAAGAAAACGGGCACAATGcatgaaaaatatgatgtgtCAAAGTGTGGAGAATTTGGAGGTGGTGGTGAATATGTACCCCAG ACTGGTTTTGGCTGGTCAAATGGAGTTGTTTTGGCTTTTTTGGAGGAGTTTGGATGGCCTCAAGACCGAACAATACATTGCTAA
- the LOC132174684 gene encoding trehalase-like: MMGFEALSFRKLCLISFAAFFLLPITMNVAESLSSCSSNSAGSVVSTTPLVSFLERVQETALSTFGDSQFDPKLYVDLSLKFELSKTQEAFDKLPKSSNGSVSVKELNGYIEEYFEGAGDDMVRAVPVDFLPEPEGFLPKVKSKEVRAWALEVHALWKNLSRKVSDEVVKRPEFHTLLPLPNPVIIPGSRFREVYYWDSYWVIRGLLASKMHDTAKAIVTNLIHFIEEYGHVLNGARAYYTNRSQPPLLSSMIHEIYSRTGDIELVKKSLPALIKEYQFWNSGIHKVTIHDVHSSNLTLNRYYAMWNKPRPESSTIDKESASNISSISAKQHFYREVASTAESGWDFSTRWMRNPLDFTTLATTSILPVDLNAFILKMELDIAFLAKVTGDHSTAENFFKASRARRKAIKSVFWNAKMGQWLDYWLNDSTCEEPQTWEASHQNQNVFASNFVPLWIESFNSDPSVVEKVLRGFQSSGLLGAFGIASSLKNSGQQWDFPNGWAPLQHMIVEGLARSGSKEARSLAEDIAVRWIRTNYAAYKKTGTMHEKHDVTKCGEFGGGGEYVPQTGFGWSNGVVLAFLEEFGWPQDRTIHC; this comes from the exons ATGATGGGCTTTGAAGCTCTTAGCTTTCGCAAACTCTGTTTGATATCTTTTGCAGCGTTTTTCTTGCTGCCAATAACCATGAATGTCGCAGAATCTTTGTCATCTTGCAGTTCCAACAGTGCAGGCTCTGTGGTTTCCACAACCCCTTTGGTCAGCTTCCTCGAACGTGTCCAAGAAACGGCTCTCAGCACCTTTGGAGATTCACAATTTGACCCAAAACTTTATGTTGATCTGTCACTGAAGTTCGAGTTGTCAAAGACTCAGGAGGCTTTTGATAAGCTTCCGAAGTCTTCAAacggttcggtatcggttaaggAGTTAAATGGGTATATAGAGGAGTACTTCGAGGGTGCAGGGGATGATATGGTGCGCGCTGTGCCAGTGGATTTTTTGCCGGAGCCGGAGGGGTTCTTGCCAAAGGTGAAGAGTAAGGAGGTGAGAGCCTGGGCTCTGGAGGTGCATGCTTTGTGGAAGAATTTGAGCAGGAAAGTCTCTGATGAGGTCGTGAAGCGGCCTGAGTTTCATACTTTGCTTCCTCTGCCCAATCCTGTCATAATTCCTGGGTCACGGTTTAGAGAGGTCTATTACTGGGATTCTTATTGGGTAATTAG GGGCTTGCTAGCAAGTAAGATGCATGACACTGCAAAAGCAATTGTGACTAATCTTATCCACTTTATAGAAGAATATGGTCATGTTCTTAATGGTGCAAGGGCTTATTACACTAACAGAAG CCAGCCTCCCCTCCTGAGTTCTATGATTCATGAGATATACAGTAGGACTGGCGATATTGAATTGGTTAAAAAATCTCTCCCTGCACTGATCAAAGAGTATCAATTCTGGAATTCAG GAATACATAAGGTCACTATTCATGATGTTCATTCTTCCAATCTCACTTTAAATCGGTATTATGCAATGTGGAACAAGCCAAGGCCTGAATCTTCAACCATT GACAAGGAATCTGCTTCCAATATCTCAAGTATTTCTGCAAAACAGCATTTCTACCGTGAAGTGGCTTCAACTGCTGAATCTGGCTGGGACTTCAGCACAAGGTGGATGAG GAATCCATTGGATTTCACAACATTGGCTACAACATCAATTTTACCTGTTGATTTAAATGCGTTTATACTCAAG ATGGAACTAGACATTGCCTTCTTGGCAAAAGTTACTGGAGATCATAGCACTGCTGAGAACTTCTTCAAGGCTTCTCGAGCCAGACGGAAGGCAATAAAATCTGTTTTCTGGAATGCAAAGATGGGACAATGGCTTGATTACTGGCTCAATGATAGTACATGTGAG GAACCTCAAACATGGGAAGCTAGCCACCAGAATCAGAATGTATTTGCttcaaattttgttcctttGTGGATTGAGTCATTCAACTCAG ATCCTTCTGTGGTGGAGAAAGTCTTGCGAGGCTTCCAAAGTTCTGGACTGCTTGGTGCTTTTGGGATTGCATCTTCTTTGAAAAATTCAGGACAACAATG GGACTTTCCAAATGGTTGGGCCCCGCTTCAACACATGATAGTTGAAGGTCTAGCTAGATCTGGATCAAAAGAAGCAAGGTCTTTGGCTGAAGACATTGCTGTGAGGTGGATCAGAACCAACTATGCTGCATATAAGAAAACAGGCACAATGCATGAAAAACATGATGTGACAAAGTGTGGAGAATTTGGAGGTGGTGGTGAATACGTACCCCAG ACTGGTTTTGGTTGGTCAAATGGAGTTGTTTTGGCTTTTCTGGAGGAGTTTGGATGGCCTCAAGACCGAACAATTCATTGCTAA